The following proteins are encoded in a genomic region of Triticum dicoccoides isolate Atlit2015 ecotype Zavitan chromosome 1B, WEW_v2.0, whole genome shotgun sequence:
- the LOC119324072 gene encoding RNA-binding protein Y14A-like, translating to MAAAAMNTDVEAVDFDSDDDDLMDEEGAIEPSPAPAPRLRSTIAGGGGGDDDAPRKTKGRGFREDPNSSSAHRDSRLAGAGRSGFDALASDGGPGPVRSIEGWIVLVTGVHEEAQEEDLHNIFGDYGQVKNLHLNLDRRTGFVKGYALIEYENFEQAKRAIRESDGTELLSQIISVDWAFSSGPVKQRNTRKRSPRPNRSRSPPRRRYP from the exons atggcggcggcggcgatgaacaCGGACGTGGAGGCAGTCGACTTCGATTCCGACGACGACGATCTCATGGACGAGGAGGGTGCCATCGAACCCTCGCCCGCCCCCGCTCCCCGCCTCCGATCTACCATcgcagggggcggcggcggcgacgacgatgcCCCGCGTAAGACCAAGGGGCGCGGCTTCCGCGAGGACCCTAACTCCTCGTCCGCGCACCGCGACTCGCGGTTAGCTGGCGCGGGCCGCTCTGGCTTCGACGCCCTCGCCTCCGATGGCGGCCCTGGACCCGTGCGCT CCATTGAAGGGTGGATTGTACTGGTTACTGGAGTTCATGAAGAAGCTCAGGAGGAGGACCTCCATAATATTTTCGGGGATTATGGGCAGGTCAAGAACTTGCATTTGAATTTGGATCGCCGGACTGGATTTGTGAAG GGATATGCTCTAATTGAGTATGAGAACTTTGAGCAAGCCAAGCGTGCAATAAGAGAATCAGACGGAACTGAGCTTCTTTCGCAGATAATAAGTGTTGACTGGGCATTTAGTAGTGGCCCTGTCAAACAGAGAAATACTCGGAAGAG ATCACCGAGGCCTAATCGCTCAAGGAGCCCACCAAGGAGAAGATACCCTTAA